A segment of the Neovison vison isolate M4711 unplaced genomic scaffold, ASM_NN_V1 Scaffold_141, whole genome shotgun sequence genome:
CTCCGGGCTTGGCTGTGGTGCCAAATCCGGTTCGGCCCTCGCTTGTTTGAGCCGTCTGCGTGGGCCTGTGCGCTGCCGGCTCTTGTTTACCCCCAGGTGGCCTGGGCTGTGGTgccatctctggtctccagcACCCGAGGGCTGCGTGGGCAGGTGGCGTGGGTCCTTTACCCCGTGCACTCTGCGCTGCGGGCACCCGGCTGTTGCTGTGGCAACCCCTGTTCCGTTCCACAAGGCTCTGTGCTGCGTGTCAGGCATTCTCCCTGGGTTGCCCGGCTGTCCTTGCCCTGGGCTCGAGGGGTGCCGGCGAGGCTCAAAAGCAGGTCCTTCTGGTTGATGTCCTCGCCGGGTGTTTCCCCCCTctggggcctccttgggcacGTTTTTTGCTGATCGATGTGGTGATGTCGCGTTCTCCCGGGCCGGGCCTAAGCCGCGTCAGACGAGGGACGGACATTCATGGCGAATGGGAccgtgcttctcgctctgcccgcgggtcccccgctcctcctcttctgccacccGCTGTCGTGGGTGGTGTAGGGGGAAAGGGTGCCGGGGGGGTGTGGGCTCCGGCCCGACTCCACTTTCCCACGGTTCCCGCCTCAGGGCGCCTGTGGGTGTGGGGCCTTCTGACGCAGCGGACACTCTCGCATGCCACTCCTGGCTTCCTGTGGGGTGAGCGGCCctccctgtggtggggagggctgtCCCCATGCCGCGCTGCTCACCGCCTGGGCGTGCTGAGTGCGTGGCGCCTGGCCCTCTGTGGTGCCCCTGGAGCGCTCCAGGTTGTCTCAGGTGCCTGAGGCCGAGTGGTGGCGTCGTTTCCCGTTCCCAGCGACCCCCTCGGGTTGCCGCTGTCGGTGGTGTGTCCGAAGAGCAGGTGGTGGAGCCGGTAAGGGAGGCCCAACCCGCCCCCCCTCTGTGTGGGTGCGGGCGCCTCCTCGTCCCCTGGTGCGCGTCgtgccaggggtgtgtgtggagaggaCTTGGCGGGGCGTGTGAGTGACCGTGCCGGGCCGGGCCAGCGCTGTGGCGCTTGGCCACCCGAGGGCTGCTGCTATTTTTGCCCAGCATGCTGTGCCCGTCTCCGCTCCTCTCGTGGCCCCGGTGGAGGCACGAGGTTCCTTCTGGGCGGTGATGGGAGCATGGCCTGCGTGGAGAGGCAAAGGCGgtccccttgtcgggctctggcCGCGAGCGCTCAGGATTGCCCTGTGCCTATCCCTTACCgcagacccacccctgcccccaggcccttggAGGCCTTTGGGACGCCGTTTCGCGGGGCTCGGTCGGGGGGACGAATGGGTGGGGGCGATGCGCCCTCGGTGAGAAAGCCTTCTCTAGCGATCCGAGAGGGTGCCTTGGGGTACCGGAACCCCCCAGCTGCCGCCCCTCCTCTGCGCGTAGTGGCCACCGATGCGGGGTGACTACCGTTGCGTGTTGGGCAGAGCCCCCTCTCTGCGAGGGGTCTGCCGGCCCCGCGGTGGGGCCGAGCGTCGCTCTCTTGCCTACCGCGGCCTGCGCCTCCCCCCTCCGAGTCGGGGGAGGATCCCGCCGGGCCTGGCTGGCGTCTGGCACGTGGGGCTCCCGTGTGCGTGCGAGTGCGTGCGTGCGTGGCCACTCCCCCGCGGCCGTGCGTCTCCTGCCCTGTTGCCGTGCGAGCGGCTGCGTCTGCTGCCCGCTCCCGTGCCGAGTGGCCGCCGGCGGTGACGTCTGGGCACGGGTCGGGCCGCTCTCGCCTGGGGGGCGCTTCCCCCCGGGTCGTGGTTCCGGGATGGACTAGGCAGACGGGCGGAGGTTTAAAACGGGCCCCTGCGGTGGGGGTCCCGTGGGGGTGGGCCCCAGCGGTGTGGGGCCCGGTTCGCGGGGGGGAGGAGGCGCGCCAAGGGTGCTGAGGCTGGCCGGCGTCCCCGGGCGTCGCGGGACCGCTCTCGTGCTGGTGGCGGTGGGATCCCGTGCACGTTTACCTGGCGGCCCGGCTCGTGCCTTCGTTGGTGCGCCCTTCCCCCCGGAACCGCTCCGCACGCGCTGGTCGGCCGTCGCCCGCTGGGCACCCTCCCCCTGTCGCCGCTGACCTCCCCCCCCATCTTGTCCCTGGCTTGCCTGGACGGCTGAAGGCGCGCGGTGACCTCGATCCGCTCCCTCGGGGCTGAAACCGGCCTCGTCGCTGTTGGGCGttgtcccctccctggcctctaggggctcTTGGGAGGGGTCGTCCCGGGCGAAGGAGCCTCGGCCCCCGGTGAGGAGGAGAGGCCGCGCGGGTCCAGTCGAGCGGGGCACGGAGGGATGTTGTCGTGTGCGTGGGGGAGAGTGTCCTGTTGGGGGTCGGTCGTGACTGTGGCGTGGTGGCCGGGGTCCCGAGCCCCGCGAGGTGGCCAGGGTCCGCCAGGGGCCGGGTCGGTGTCCTCGGGTGCCATGGGACCGCCCTTGTGCTGGAGGCCTTGGGCGGTGGGACCCCGTGTGCCCCGGTGGCCGACCTTGGGCCTTGGAAGGCGCCTTTTGAGGGGCTCTTGTGCTCCCTCGCGGTGGCCCGCGGTCCTCTCCCCCCGTGGCTGCTCCGGTTTCTGGCGCCTAAGCCCTTTGCCCGCCGGAGCCTTTGTCTCGcggcctccccccctccccccgtctgCCTGCCGACCCGGTGCCGCGCCCCGGCGCGCTGGTGCTTCTCAGGCCCGTTGCGGCCGCCCATCCGTGTCTGCCGCCGCCGGCCCCGGCGGTGGTGTCGTCGTGTGCCGACGAGGGGCCGTTCCTCCCGCCCTACGCCGTGCGCCCCTCCCTCCGGCGCGCGTGCCCGGGCGCGGGTCGGGTCCCCGGCCGTCCGCTGTGGCCGTTGCGGCCGCGCGCTGCCTCCGCCGGTGGTTGGTGTGGGGGGTCGGGCTCCGGCCCGGCTCCCCTCGCCTCTCTCCCCGGCGGGAGCGCGGCGCCGGCCGTCCCTGGCCCCGGCGTGGCTGGCCGGTgtcccggccccgcccgcgcgcCGTCATCGGGGCCGCcccggtgtgtgtgggggggggttggagccGTCCCTCGCCTCTCGGCGGCGCCGCCGCCGGTGCGCCCTCGTCCGCGGTGGCGGGGCCCCTGGCCAGTCAGCCTCGCTCGCCGTtgcgggcgggggagggccgTGGCGAGGTGGGGAGCGTCTTCCCGCTCGCCCACGCTGCGGGCCCCTGCGCTCCGTGGTGGGGgttgctgccgctgccgccgccgccgccgcatgtGCGCCCCTCCGTGCTCGGCACGTCCGGCCCACCGGGAGACCTTATGCCGCGCGCCCCTCCTGGGGGGCGCGGGCGGTCTCTGGCTCACCGCGCTCCTACCTGGTTGATCCTGCCAGTAGCATATGCTTGTCTCAAAGATTAAGCCATGCATGTCTAAGTACGCACGGCTGGTACAGTGAAACTGCGAATGGCTCATTAAATCAGTTATGGTTCCTTTGGTCGCTCGCTCCTCTCCTACTTGGATAACTGTGGTAATTCTAGAGCTAATACATGCCGACGGGCGCTGACCCCCCTCGCGGGGGGGATGCGTGCATTTATCAGATCAAAACCAACCCGGTCAgcctccccccggccccggccggggGGCGGGCGCCGGCGGCTTTGGTGACTCTAGATAACCTCGGGCCGATCGCACGCCCCCCGTGGCGGCGACGACCCATTCGAACGTCTGCCCTATCAACTTTCGATGGTAGTCGCCGTGCCTACCATGGTGACCACGGGTGACGGGGAGTCAGGGTTCGATTCCggagagggagcctgagaaaCGGCTACCACATCCAAGGAAGGCAGCAGGCGCGCAAATTACCCACTCCCGACCCGGGGAGGTAGTGACGAAAAATAACAATACAGGACTCTTTCGAGGCCCTGTAATTGGAATGAGTCCACTTTAAATCCTTTAACGAGGATCCATTGGAGGGCAAGTCTGGTGCCAGCAGCCGCGGTAATTCCAGCTCCAATAGCGTATATTAAAGTTGCTGCAGTTAAAAAGCTCGTAGTTGGATCTTGGGAGCGGGCGGGCGGTCCGCCGCGAGGCGAGCCACCGCCCGTCCCCGCCCCTTGCCTCTCGGCGCCCCCTCGATGCTCTTAGCTGAGTGTCCCGCGGGGCCCGAAgcgtttactttgaaaaaattagagtGTTCAAAGCAGGCCCGAGCCGCCTGGATACCGC
Coding sequences within it:
- the LOC122898162 gene encoding basic salivary proline-rich protein 4-like, whose product is MGGRNGPEKHQRAGARHRSIPEPRPGGKRPPGESGPTRAQTSPPAATRHGSGQQTQPLARQQGRRRTAAGEWPRTHALARTREPHVPDASQARRDPPPTRRGEAQAAAPSRIAREGFLTEGASPPPIRPPDRAPRNGVPKASKGLGAGVGLRPCSHHRPEGTSCLHRGHERSGDGHSMLGKNSSSPRVAKRHSAGPARHEGLGKLGEKIGGDDQDPTRARGRNPRAIHGLPREAHAGPQPPGCDTEYVA